GGCGACAAAAATCATGATCCCAGCTGCTTTGGACAAAAATAAAAGCCCGAGAATAGCCATCGCTGAACAAATAGCTAATGTTCCCAGCGGTTTGAAACGATGAACAATGGGACCGGCGTTAAAGCGCATGAGCATCATGATAAAAGCGGTATAGATCAGAACCAACAGGGGCGGAATGCCGATTTTGCTCATCACCGGATTCACCAGATCGGTGATCCAGCTGTCTGTACCCAATTCCACGATGGCCAGAGGAATCATGATCAGCATCAAAAAAATAAACATAGGCCTGCCCAACGAACGCACATAAGATCCATAAATGATGACCAGGGCCAATACGATGACAGCTTGTACCGTGGTGGACCAGGCAAATACACGGCCCACTTCCCGCGTCATCATCAGAATGATGATGGCAGCGCCCAGAATTCCGGCTTCCTGCAGCATGGCTTTGTAAGAAACGCCGGCTTTAACCCGCTCATGAACCGGAAACTTGCAGCGCAGCAACATCAGACCATAGATCAAGGTGGGGATCAGCAGCAAAGCCACCTTGAAACGCCAATCCACCGAGGTCCCCATGATCAGCATCATGATGCCGCCGAGGACCATGCCGCCCGGCCAACCGGCATGAAGAATGTTCAACCATTTGGTCTTTTCTTTGGAAAAAATAGTGGCCACCACCGGATTGATCACCGCCTCGACAACACCGTTGCCCAGGGCCACGATGAATTGGCCGGTGTACAATGCCCAGTAATCCTTGGCAAAAATGGTAA
This region of bacterium genomic DNA includes:
- a CDS encoding MFS transporter is translated as TIFAKDYWALYTGQFIVALGNGVVEAVINPVVATIFSKEKTKWLNILHAGWPGGMVLGGIMMLIMGTSVDWRFKVALLLIPTLIYGLMLLRCKFPVHERVKAGVSYKAMLQEAGILGAAIIILMMTREVGRVFAWSTTVQAVIVLALVIIYGSYVRSLGRPMFIFLMLIMIPLAIVELGTDSWITDLVNPVMSKIGIPPLLVLIYTAFIMMLMRFNAGPIVHRFKPLGTLAICSAMAILGLLFLSKAAGIMIFVAATFYALGKSFFWPTMLGVVSERIPKGGALTINTIAGVGNLAVGVIGAAFLGNIQDKHIDQQLAGRYPELRSQVVAVEKASVFGSYRPLDQDKVAVLPEADKGRIQQITAEAKKSALATVAIFPTIMLICYIILLLYFRTHGGYSVVELEELKS